One part of the Neisseria zalophi genome encodes these proteins:
- the nusG gene encoding transcription termination/antitermination protein NusG: MAKRWYVVQAYSGFEKNVQKTLQERIAREGMESYFGQILVPVEEVMDIKNGRKTVSERKFFPGYVLIEMEMTDDSWHLVKSTPRVSGFIGGKANRPTPITKKEVDLILQQVQSGVEKPKPKVEFTVGQQVRVNEGPFADFTGVVEEVNYERNKLRVSVQIFGRETPVELEFNQVEKIQ; encoded by the coding sequence ATGGCTAAACGTTGGTATGTTGTGCAAGCTTACTCTGGCTTCGAAAAAAATGTACAGAAAACATTACAAGAGCGTATTGCCCGAGAAGGAATGGAAAGTTATTTTGGTCAGATTTTGGTACCTGTTGAAGAAGTGATGGATATTAAAAATGGTCGAAAAACAGTTAGTGAAAGAAAATTTTTTCCTGGGTATGTGCTGATAGAAATGGAAATGACTGATGACTCTTGGCATTTGGTTAAAAGTACACCAAGAGTTTCTGGTTTTATTGGTGGTAAAGCTAATCGCCCTACGCCTATTACTAAAAAAGAAGTCGATTTAATATTGCAGCAGGTTCAATCTGGGGTTGAAAAGCCTAAACCGAAAGTTGAATTTACAGTTGGGCAGCAAGTTAGAGTTAATGAAGGGCCATTTGCTGATTTTACTGGTGTTGTTGAAGAAGTAAATTATGAGCGCAATAAATTACGCGTTTCGGTTCAGATTTTTGGTAGAGAAACGCCAGTAGAGCTTGAGTTTAATCAAGTAGAAAAAATACAATAA
- the rplK gene encoding 50S ribosomal protein L11 has protein sequence MAKKIVGYIKLQIPAGKANPSPPVGPALGQRGLNIMEFCKAFNAATQSMEPGLPIPVVITAFADKSFTFVMKTPPATILLKKAAGVQKGSSNPLTNKVGKVTRAQLEEIAKTKEPDLTAADLDAAVRIIAGSARSMGLDVEGV, from the coding sequence GTGGCAAAAAAAATTGTAGGTTACATTAAGCTGCAGATTCCTGCAGGTAAAGCTAATCCATCTCCTCCCGTAGGCCCGGCTTTGGGACAACGTGGATTGAATATTATGGAGTTTTGTAAAGCATTTAATGCTGCAACACAATCCATGGAGCCAGGGTTGCCGATTCCAGTTGTTATTACTGCTTTTGCGGATAAATCATTTACTTTTGTGATGAAAACGCCGCCGGCAACTATTTTGCTGAAAAAAGCTGCTGGTGTTCAAAAAGGTAGTTCTAATCCTTTGACAAATAAAGTGGGCAAAGTGACTCGAGCTCAGTTGGAAGAAATTGCAAAAACTAAAGAGCCGGATTTGACCGCTGCTGATTTGGATGCTGCTGTTCGTATTATTGCCGGATCTGCTCGTTCTATGGGCTTAGATGTGGAGGGTGTGTAA
- the rplA gene encoding 50S ribosomal protein L1: MAKISKRLKALRSSLEANKLHVIDEAIALVKKSATAKFDESIDVSFNLGVDPRKSDQVIRGSVVLPKGTGKTTRVAVFTQGANVEAAQAAGADVVGFEDLAEEVKKGNLNFDVVIASPDAMRIVGQLGTILGPRGLMPNPKVGTVTPNVAEAVKNAKAGQVQYRTDKSGIVHATIGRASFSEADLRENFNALLDAVVKAKPAAAKGQYLKKIALSSTMGLGVRVDTSSVN, translated from the coding sequence ATGGCTAAAATTTCTAAACGTTTAAAGGCTTTGCGCTCCTCTTTAGAGGCTAATAAGCTACATGTGATTGATGAAGCAATTGCTTTGGTAAAAAAATCTGCCACTGCTAAGTTTGATGAATCTATTGATGTTTCTTTTAACTTAGGCGTTGATCCGCGTAAATCAGATCAAGTTATTCGTGGTTCTGTTGTTTTACCTAAAGGTACTGGTAAAACTACTCGTGTAGCTGTTTTTACTCAAGGTGCAAATGTTGAAGCTGCTCAAGCTGCTGGTGCAGATGTAGTTGGTTTTGAAGATTTGGCTGAAGAGGTCAAAAAAGGCAATTTAAATTTTGACGTTGTGATCGCTTCACCAGATGCCATGCGTATCGTTGGTCAATTAGGTACGATTTTAGGTCCTCGTGGTTTAATGCCAAACCCTAAAGTTGGTACTGTTACACCAAATGTTGCTGAAGCAGTAAAAAATGCGAAAGCAGGCCAAGTTCAATATCGTACTGATAAATCAGGTATTGTGCATGCTACTATTGGTCGAGCTTCTTTTTCTGAAGCTGATTTGCGTGAAAATTTCAATGCTTTGTTAGATGCAGTCGTTAAAGCCAAGCCTGCTGCTGCTAAAGGTCAATATTTGAAGAAAATAGCCTTATCGAGCACAATGGGTTTGGGTGTTAGAGTTGATACTTCAAGTGTCAATTAA
- the rplJ gene encoding 50S ribosomal protein L10, with the protein MSLNIETKKATVEEISSAIANAQTMVVAEYRGISVASMTELRANARKEGVYLRVLKNTLARRAVEGTSFAALADQMVGPLVYAASEDPVAAAKVLHQFAKKDDKIIVKAGSYNGDLLDVAQVSELASIPSREELLSKLLFVMQAPVSGFARALAALAEKKAGEEAA; encoded by the coding sequence TTGAGTCTCAATATTGAAACCAAGAAAGCAACAGTAGAAGAGATTAGTAGTGCGATTGCTAATGCTCAAACTATGGTAGTTGCTGAATATCGCGGTATCAGTGTTGCAAGCATGACTGAACTTCGTGCTAATGCACGCAAAGAAGGTGTATATTTGCGTGTTTTAAAAAATACATTAGCTCGTCGTGCTGTTGAGGGAACTTCATTTGCTGCTTTAGCGGATCAAATGGTTGGTCCTTTGGTATATGCTGCATCTGAAGATCCTGTTGCTGCTGCAAAAGTGCTGCATCAATTCGCGAAAAAAGATGACAAAATTATTGTTAAGGCAGGCTCTTACAATGGTGATTTATTAGATGTCGCCCAAGTAAGTGAATTAGCTTCTATTCCGAGCCGTGAAGAGTTGTTATCTAAACTGCTGTTCGTTATGCAAGCGCCTGTTTCAGGTTTTGCGCGTGCTTTGGCTGCTTTGGCTGAGAAAAAAGCTGGTGAAGAAGCTGCTTAA
- the rplL gene encoding 50S ribosomal protein L7/L12 — protein MAITKEDILEAVGSLTVMELNDLVKEFEEKFGVSAAAVAVAGPAGAGAAAAEEKTEFDVVLASAGDQKVGVIKVVRAITGLGLKEAKDMVDGAPKTVKEGVSKAEAEEIQKQLEDAGAKVEIK, from the coding sequence ATGGCTATTACTAAAGAAGACATTTTAGAAGCAGTTGGTTCTTTGACCGTTATGGAATTGAATGACTTGGTTAAAGAGTTTGAAGAAAAATTTGGTGTATCTGCTGCAGCTGTTGCTGTTGCTGGTCCTGCAGGTGCTGGTGCTGCGGCCGCTGAAGAAAAAACTGAATTTGACGTAGTTTTGGCTTCTGCTGGCGATCAAAAAGTGGGTGTGATTAAAGTAGTCCGTGCTATCACTGGTTTAGGCTTGAAAGAGGCTAAAGACATGGTAGACGGCGCACCTAAAACAGTTAAAGAAGGCGTTTCTAAAGCTGAAGCTGAAGAGATCCAAAAACAACTGGAAGATGCTGGCGCGAAAGTTGAAATTAAATAA
- the rpoB gene encoding DNA-directed RNA polymerase subunit beta — MSYSFTEKKRIRKSFAKRANVLGVPFLLATQLDSYSKFLQLDKLFNQRNDEGLQAAFNSIFPIVSHNGYARLEFVHYVLGEPLFDIPECQLRGITYAAPLRARIRLVILDKESSKPTVKEVRENEVYMGEIPLMTPSGSFVINGTERVIVSQLHRSPGVFFEHDRGKTHSSGKLLFSARIIPYRGSWLDFEFDPKDLLYFRIDRRRKMPVTILLKALGYDSEQILDIFYDKETFYLSKNGVQTDLIVNRLKGETAKLDIVDKDGNVLVAKGKRITAKNIRDISNAGLTRLDVDPESLLGKILSADLIVPDTGEVLAAANEEITEELLAKLDIHAVEKVETLYINELDQGGYISNTLRTDETADQQAARVAIYRMMRPGEPPTEEAVELLFNRLFFNEDSYDLSRVGRMKFNTRTYEQKLTDIQTNSWYGRLLNETFADAAEKGGFVLSVEDIVVSIATLVELRNGHGEVDDIDHLGNRRVRSVGELVENQFRSGLARVERAVKERLNQAESENLMPHDLINAKPVSAAIKEFFGSSQLSQFMDQTNPLSEITHKRRVSALGPGGLTRERAGFEVRDVHPTHYGRVCPIETPEGPNIGLINSLSVYARTNEYGFLETPYRRVIDGKVTDEIDYLSAIEEGRYVIAQANAELDSDGNLTGDLITCREKGETIMATADRVQYMDVATGQVVSVAASLIPFLEHDDANRALMGANMQRQAVPCLRPEKPMVGTGIERSVAVDSATAIVARRGGIVEYVDANRIVVRVHDAEATAGEVGVDIYNLMKFTRSNQSTNINQRPVVKAGDVLQRGDVVADGASTDLGELALGQNMTIAFMPWNGYNYEDSILISEKVAADDRYTSIHIEELNVVARDTKLGAEDITRDIPNLSERMQNRLDESGIVYIGAEVEAGDVLVGKVTPKGETQLTPEEKLLRAIFGEKASDVKDTSLRMPTGMSGTVIDVQVFTREGIQRDKRAQAIIDSELKRYRQDLSDQLRIFDNDAFSRIERMIVGQKANGGPLKLAKDSDITSEYLASLPSKHDWFDIRLADESLAKQLELIKVSLQQKRAEADELYEVKKKKLTQGDELQPGVQKMVKVFIAIKRRLQAGDKMAGRHGNKGVVSRILPVEDMPYMADGRPVDIVLNPLGVPSRMNIGQILEVHLGWAAKGIGERIDHMLAEQRKVSDIRAFLNQLYNSSGKQENLDDLSDEEILVLAENLKDGATFASPVFDGAKENEIYEMLNLAYPSEDPEIQKLGFNDSKTQITLYDGRSGEPFDRKVTVGVMHYLKLHHLVDEKMHARSTGPYSLVTQQPLGGKAQFGGQRFGEMEVWALEAYGAAYTLQEMLTVKSDDVTGRTKMYENIVKGEHKIDAGMPESFNVLVKEIRSLGLDIDLERY; from the coding sequence ATGAGTTATTCTTTTACCGAGAAAAAACGTATTCGTAAGAGTTTTGCCAAAAGAGCGAATGTGCTTGGTGTTCCTTTTTTGTTGGCAACACAGCTAGACTCTTATTCTAAGTTTTTACAGTTGGATAAATTATTTAATCAGCGTAATGATGAAGGTCTTCAGGCTGCATTTAATTCTATTTTCCCAATTGTAAGTCATAATGGTTATGCAAGATTAGAATTTGTACATTATGTTTTAGGTGAGCCATTATTTGATATTCCTGAATGTCAATTACGTGGAATTACCTATGCAGCTCCATTACGCGCTCGCATTCGGTTGGTGATTTTAGATAAAGAATCTTCTAAACCAACGGTGAAAGAAGTACGTGAAAATGAAGTATATATGGGTGAAATACCCTTAATGACACCTAGTGGCTCATTTGTCATCAATGGTACAGAGCGTGTGATTGTTTCTCAGTTGCATCGTTCGCCAGGTGTGTTTTTCGAGCATGATCGTGGTAAAACTCACTCATCGGGTAAGTTGTTATTCTCTGCCCGTATTATTCCTTATCGTGGGTCTTGGTTAGATTTTGAATTTGATCCTAAAGATTTATTATATTTCCGTATTGACCGTCGTCGTAAGATGCCGGTAACTATTTTGTTGAAAGCACTTGGGTATGATAGCGAGCAAATTTTAGATATTTTCTATGATAAAGAAACCTTTTATCTTTCTAAAAATGGTGTTCAAACTGATTTGATTGTTAATCGCCTTAAAGGTGAAACTGCCAAATTAGATATTGTTGATAAAGACGGAAATGTATTGGTTGCCAAAGGCAAGCGTATTACTGCTAAAAATATTCGCGATATCAGCAATGCAGGGCTCACACGCTTAGATGTTGATCCGGAAAGCTTGCTGGGTAAAATATTGTCTGCTGATTTGATTGTTCCTGATACAGGTGAAGTTTTAGCTGCGGCAAACGAAGAAATCACTGAAGAATTATTAGCCAAATTAGATATTCACGCAGTTGAAAAAGTGGAAACACTTTATATTAATGAGTTGGATCAGGGGGGCTACATATCCAATACATTACGTACGGATGAGACGGCTGATCAACAAGCAGCACGAGTAGCTATCTATCGTATGATGCGACCAGGTGAGCCGCCAACAGAAGAAGCTGTAGAGTTACTCTTTAACCGTTTGTTCTTTAATGAAGACAGTTATGATTTGTCTCGTGTGGGACGTATGAAATTTAATACCCGTACTTACGAGCAAAAATTAACTGATATTCAAACGAACTCATGGTATGGACGTTTATTAAATGAAACGTTTGCGGATGCGGCAGAAAAAGGCGGATTTGTTCTGAGTGTGGAAGATATCGTTGTTTCTATTGCCACTTTAGTTGAGCTGCGTAATGGACATGGTGAAGTAGACGATATTGACCACCTGGGTAACCGCCGTGTGCGCTCTGTTGGTGAATTGGTTGAAAATCAATTCCGTAGTGGATTGGCTCGTGTTGAGAGAGCCGTTAAAGAACGCTTGAATCAGGCTGAATCTGAGAATTTGATGCCGCATGATTTGATTAATGCCAAGCCTGTTTCAGCGGCGATTAAAGAATTTTTTGGCTCTAGCCAACTGAGCCAATTTATGGATCAGACGAATCCATTATCTGAAATTACCCATAAACGCCGTGTATCTGCTCTTGGCCCGGGTGGTTTGACTCGTGAGCGTGCGGGTTTTGAGGTGCGAGACGTGCATCCGACTCATTATGGTCGGGTATGTCCGATTGAAACACCAGAGGGTCCGAACATTGGTTTGATTAACTCGTTGTCTGTTTATGCGCGTACCAATGAATATGGTTTCCTGGAAACACCTTACCGTCGTGTTATCGATGGAAAAGTAACCGATGAAATTGATTATTTGTCTGCTATTGAAGAAGGTCGTTATGTTATTGCGCAGGCAAATGCGGAATTGGATTCAGACGGCAACTTGACTGGTGATTTGATTACCTGTCGCGAAAAAGGTGAAACCATTATGGCCACGGCCGACCGTGTTCAGTATATGGATGTAGCAACAGGCCAAGTGGTATCGGTAGCAGCATCATTGATTCCATTCTTGGAGCATGACGATGCGAACCGCGCCTTGATGGGTGCGAACATGCAACGTCAAGCCGTACCTTGTTTGCGTCCGGAAAAACCGATGGTCGGTACCGGTATTGAACGTTCCGTAGCGGTGGATTCTGCAACTGCTATTGTGGCTCGCCGCGGAGGTATTGTTGAATATGTTGATGCAAACCGTATTGTAGTGCGTGTGCATGATGCTGAAGCTACGGCAGGTGAAGTTGGCGTCGATATTTATAATTTGATGAAATTTACCCGTTCAAACCAATCTACCAATATTAATCAACGCCCTGTCGTGAAGGCGGGTGACGTATTGCAACGTGGTGATGTGGTAGCTGATGGTGCATCCACCGATTTGGGTGAGTTGGCTTTAGGTCAAAATATGACTATCGCCTTTATGCCTTGGAACGGATACAACTATGAAGATTCAATTTTGATTTCAGAGAAAGTAGCGGCAGATGATCGCTACACCTCTATTCATATTGAAGAATTAAATGTGGTTGCGCGTGATACCAAGCTTGGTGCAGAAGATATTACTCGAGATATTCCGAATTTGTCTGAGCGTATGCAAAATCGTTTAGATGAATCAGGCATTGTATATATCGGCGCTGAAGTGGAAGCAGGGGATGTTTTGGTGGGTAAGGTAACACCTAAAGGTGAAACTCAACTGACGCCTGAAGAAAAACTACTGCGTGCCATTTTTGGTGAAAAAGCCTCAGATGTTAAAGATACTTCTTTGCGCATGCCAACTGGTATGAGCGGTACAGTAATTGATGTTCAAGTATTTACACGTGAAGGTATTCAACGTGATAAACGGGCACAAGCTATTATTGATTCAGAATTGAAACGTTACCGCCAAGATTTAAGCGATCAATTGCGTATTTTTGATAACGATGCCTTTAGTCGTATTGAGCGCATGATTGTTGGCCAAAAAGCCAATGGCGGACCTCTGAAATTAGCTAAAGATAGTGATATTACATCTGAATATTTGGCTTCTCTGCCTAGCAAACATGACTGGTTTGATATCAGACTGGCAGATGAATCACTGGCAAAACAATTAGAGCTGATTAAAGTCAGCTTGCAGCAAAAACGTGCGGAAGCCGATGAATTATATGAAGTGAAAAAGAAAAAGCTGACTCAAGGCGACGAATTGCAGCCGGGTGTTCAGAAAATGGTTAAAGTATTCATCGCCATCAAACGTCGTTTGCAAGCCGGTGACAAGATGGCAGGTCGACATGGTAATAAAGGTGTTGTATCCCGCATTCTGCCTGTAGAAGACATGCCTTATATGGCAGACGGCCGTCCGGTAGATATCGTGTTGAACCCGTTGGGCGTACCTAGCCGTATGAATATCGGTCAGATTTTGGAAGTCCATTTGGGTTGGGCGGCAAAAGGCATTGGTGAGCGTATAGACCATATGTTGGCCGAACAAAGAAAAGTAAGTGATATCCGCGCCTTCTTGAACCAGCTCTATAACAGCAGCGGTAAGCAGGAAAACCTTGATGATTTAAGTGATGAAGAGATTTTGGTTTTGGCTGAAAACTTGAAAGATGGTGCCACTTTTGCTTCACCTGTGTTTGACGGCGCAAAAGAAAACGAAATCTACGAGATGTTGAATCTTGCTTATCCGAGTGAAGATCCGGAAATACAAAAACTGGGCTTTAACGACAGCAAAACACAAATTACATTATATGACGGCCGCTCCGGCGAACCGTTTGACCGTAAAGTGACTGTCGGTGTGATGCATTATTTGAAACTACACCACTTGGTTGATGAAAAAATGCATGCCCGTTCTACCGGTCCTTATAGTCTTGTGACACAACAACCGCTCGGTGGTAAAGCCCAATTCGGTGGCCAGCGTTTCGGTGAGATGGAGGTGTGGGCGCTAGAAGCTTACGGTGCAGCCTATACCTTACAAGAGATGTTGACAGTGAAGTCGGATGACGTGACAGGCCGTACCAAAATGTACGAAAACATCGTTAAAGGTGAGCATAAAATCGATGCCGGCATGCCGGAGTCTTTCAATGTATTGGTGAAAGAAATCCGCTCATTGGGCTTGGATATCGATCTGGAACGTTATTGA
- the rpoC gene encoding DNA-directed RNA polymerase subunit beta': MNLLNLFNPLQSAGIEEEFDAIKIGIASPETIRSWSYGEVKKPETINYRTFKPERDGLFCAKIFGPVKDYECLCGKYKRLKFKGVTCEKCGVEVTLSKVRRERMGHIELAAPVAHIWFLKSLPSRLGMVLDMTLRDIERVLYFEAFVVTDPGMTPLQRRQLLTEDDYYTKLEEYGDDFDAKMGAEGVRELLRSLDITSEIEVLRQELESTGSDTKIKKIAKRLKVLEAFQRSGMKLEWMIMDVLPVLPPDLRPLVPLDGGRFATSDLNDLYRRVINRNNRLKRLLELHAPDIIVRNEKRMLQEAVDSLLDNGRRGKAMTGANKRPLKSLADMIKGKGGRFRQNLLGKRVDYSGRSVITVGPYLRLHQCGLPKKMALELFKPFIFHKLEKQGLASTVKAAKKLVEQEVPEVWDILEEVIREHPIMLNRAPTLHRLGIQAFEPILIEGKAIQLHPLVCAAFNADFDGDQMAVHVPLSLEAQMEARTLMLASNNVLSPANGEPIIVPSQDIVLGLYYMTRDRINAKGEGSLFADVKEVHRAYHTKQVELGTKITVRLREWEKNEQGEFEPVVKRYETTVGRALLSEILPKGLPFEYVNKALKKKEISKLINASFRLCGLRDTVIFADHLMYMGFGFAAKGGISICVDDMEIPKEKASLLAEAQSEVKEIEDQYRQGLVTNGERYNKVVDIWGRAGDRIAKAMMDNLSTQKVLDRDGNEVDQESFNSIYMMADSGARGSAAQIKQLSGMRGLMAKPDGSIIETPITSNFREGLTVLQYFIATHGARKGLADTALKTANSGYLTRRLVDVTQDLVVVEDDCGTTDGFVMKAVVQGGDVIEPLRDRILGRVTASDVIDPSSGETLVEAGTLLNEQLVDIIDQSGVDEVKVRTPITCKTRYGLCAHCYGRDLARGKLVNTGEAVGVIAAQSIGEPGTQLTMRTFHIGGAASRAAAASQVEAKSNGTARFSSQMRYVANNKGELVVIGRSSELVIHDEIGRERERHKVPYGAILLVQDGAAVKAGQTLATWDPHTRPMITEHAGLIKFENVEEGVTVAKQTDDVTGLSTLVVIDGKRRSVSASKLLRPTVKLLDENGEEICMPGTKTAVSMTFPVGAVITVREGQEIGKGDVLARIPQASSKTRDITGGLPRVAELFEARVPKDAGMLAEVTGTVSFGKETKGKQRLIITDVDGVAYETLISKEKQILVHDGQVVNRGETIVDGAVDPHDILRLQGIEALARYIVQEVQEVYRLQGVKISDKHIEVIIRQMLRRVNIADAGETGFITGEQVERGDVTLANERAEKDGKEPARYENVLLGITKASLSTDSFISAASFQETTRVLTEAAIMGKQDELRGLKENVIVGRLIPAGTGLTYHRTRRQTWQAHHEAEVNEQVDEAQ, translated from the coding sequence ATGAATTTGTTAAACTTATTTAACCCGTTGCAGTCTGCCGGTATAGAAGAAGAATTTGATGCGATTAAAATTGGTATTGCATCTCCGGAAACTATCCGATCATGGTCTTATGGAGAGGTTAAAAAACCTGAAACCATTAACTATCGTACCTTTAAGCCTGAACGTGATGGTTTGTTCTGTGCCAAAATTTTCGGCCCGGTTAAAGACTATGAATGTTTGTGCGGTAAATACAAACGCTTAAAATTTAAAGGCGTAACCTGTGAAAAATGTGGCGTTGAAGTAACGTTGTCCAAAGTACGTCGTGAACGTATGGGACATATTGAGTTGGCTGCGCCTGTTGCGCATATTTGGTTCTTGAAATCCTTACCTTCCCGTTTGGGTATGGTATTGGATATGACGCTGCGCGATATTGAGCGTGTATTGTATTTTGAGGCTTTTGTTGTCACCGATCCCGGTATGACACCGTTGCAACGTCGCCAATTGTTAACCGAAGACGATTACTACACCAAATTAGAAGAATATGGTGATGATTTCGACGCCAAAATGGGTGCCGAAGGCGTTCGTGAATTATTGCGAAGCTTGGATATCACTTCAGAAATCGAAGTGTTGCGTCAAGAATTGGAATCAACAGGTTCTGATACTAAAATCAAAAAAATTGCTAAACGTTTGAAAGTACTGGAAGCATTCCAACGTTCAGGTATGAAACTTGAATGGATGATTATGGATGTGCTGCCGGTGTTGCCGCCTGATTTACGTCCGTTGGTACCGTTGGATGGCGGTCGTTTTGCGACTTCTGATTTGAACGACTTATATCGTCGCGTAATTAACCGTAATAACCGTTTGAAACGTTTATTGGAGTTGCATGCGCCTGATATTATTGTTCGCAATGAAAAACGTATGCTGCAAGAAGCTGTAGATTCATTGTTGGATAACGGCCGTCGCGGTAAAGCCATGACCGGTGCGAATAAGCGTCCGTTGAAATCATTGGCCGATATGATTAAAGGTAAAGGCGGTCGTTTCCGTCAAAACCTGCTGGGTAAACGTGTCGACTATTCCGGCCGTTCCGTGATTACCGTTGGCCCTTACTTGCGTCTGCATCAATGCGGTTTGCCGAAAAAAATGGCTTTGGAATTGTTTAAGCCGTTTATTTTCCATAAATTGGAAAAACAAGGCTTGGCTTCAACCGTAAAAGCGGCAAAAAAATTGGTCGAGCAGGAAGTACCGGAAGTTTGGGATATTCTGGAAGAAGTGATTCGCGAACATCCGATTATGTTGAACCGTGCGCCGACATTGCACCGTTTGGGTATTCAGGCTTTCGAACCGATTTTGATTGAAGGTAAAGCCATTCAGCTTCACCCGCTGGTTTGTGCGGCATTTAATGCCGACTTCGACGGTGACCAAATGGCCGTTCACGTTCCGTTGAGTTTAGAAGCACAAATGGAAGCGCGTACATTAATGTTGGCTTCTAATAACGTGTTGTCTCCTGCTAACGGCGAACCGATTATTGTACCTTCACAAGATATCGTATTGGGTCTGTATTACATGACCCGTGACCGCATCAATGCAAAAGGTGAAGGCAGCTTGTTTGCCGATGTTAAAGAAGTACATCGTGCCTACCATACCAAACAGGTTGAGCTCGGTACCAAAATTACCGTTCGTTTGCGTGAGTGGGAAAAGAATGAACAAGGAGAGTTCGAACCTGTTGTTAAGCGCTATGAAACAACGGTCGGTCGCGCTTTATTGAGCGAAATTCTGCCTAAAGGATTGCCTTTTGAATATGTTAATAAGGCATTGAAAAAGAAAGAAATTTCTAAGCTGATTAATGCTTCGTTCCGTTTGTGCGGATTGCGTGACACAGTTATTTTTGCCGACCATCTGATGTATATGGGCTTCGGTTTTGCAGCAAAAGGCGGTATTTCGATTTGTGTCGACGACATGGAAATTCCGAAAGAGAAAGCCTCATTGTTGGCTGAAGCACAAAGCGAAGTGAAAGAGATTGAAGACCAATACCGTCAAGGCTTGGTAACCAATGGCGAGCGCTATAACAAAGTAGTCGATATTTGGGGTCGTGCCGGCGATAGAATCGCCAAAGCGATGATGGATAATCTTTCTACGCAGAAAGTGCTTGACCGTGATGGTAATGAAGTCGATCAAGAGTCGTTTAACTCTATTTATATGATGGCCGACTCCGGTGCTCGTGGTTCGGCTGCACAAATTAAACAGCTTTCCGGTATGCGTGGTTTGATGGCGAAACCGGATGGTTCCATTATTGAAACGCCGATTACCTCTAACTTCCGTGAGGGTCTGACTGTATTGCAATACTTTATTGCGACACACGGTGCGCGTAAAGGTTTGGCGGATACCGCGTTGAAAACAGCCAACTCAGGTTATCTGACCCGTCGTTTGGTTGATGTGACCCAAGATTTGGTGGTGGTGGAAGACGATTGCGGTACCACTGATGGCTTTGTCATGAAGGCCGTTGTACAAGGTGGTGATGTGATTGAGCCGCTGCGTGACCGTATTTTAGGCCGGGTAACTGCTTCCGATGTGATTGATCCTTCAAGCGGAGAAACCTTGGTAGAGGCGGGTACATTATTAAATGAGCAATTGGTCGATATCATTGACCAATCCGGTGTCGATGAAGTTAAAGTCCGTACGCCGATTACTTGTAAAACCCGTTATGGCTTGTGTGCACACTGCTATGGCCGTGACTTGGCACGAGGCAAGCTGGTGAATACCGGTGAAGCGGTTGGTGTGATTGCCGCTCAGTCTATCGGTGAGCCGGGTACTCAGTTGACCATGCGTACGTTCCACATCGGTGGTGCGGCTTCCCGTGCCGCAGCTGCAAGCCAAGTAGAGGCTAAGTCAAACGGTACCGCACGTTTTAGCAGCCAAATGCGTTATGTTGCCAACAATAAAGGCGAGTTGGTGGTGATTGGCCGCTCCAGTGAGTTGGTAATTCATGATGAAATCGGCCGTGAACGTGAGCGTCATAAAGTACCTTACGGTGCCATCTTGTTGGTTCAAGACGGTGCGGCGGTGAAAGCGGGCCAAACCTTGGCAACATGGGATCCGCATACCCGTCCGATGATTACCGAACATGCCGGCTTAATTAAGTTTGAGAATGTAGAAGAGGGCGTAACCGTTGCCAAACAGACTGATGATGTAACCGGTTTGTCTACATTGGTTGTGATTGACGGTAAGCGTCGTTCCGTATCTGCTTCTAAATTGTTGCGTCCGACCGTTAAACTGTTAGACGAAAACGGTGAAGAAATTTGTATGCCGGGTACGAAAACTGCAGTATCGATGACATTCCCTGTCGGTGCGGTGATTACGGTTCGGGAAGGCCAAGAAATCGGTAAGGGTGATGTATTGGCGCGTATTCCGCAAGCTTCATCTAAAACCCGTGATATTACCGGTGGTCTACCGCGTGTAGCCGAGTTGTTTGAAGCGCGTGTACCTAAAGACGCAGGCATGTTGGCCGAAGTAACTGGTACCGTATCGTTTGGTAAAGAAACCAAAGGCAAACAGCGTTTGATTATTACCGATGTTGACGGTGTAGCTTATGAAACGCTGATCTCTAAAGAGAAACAGATTTTGGTGCATGACGGTCAAGTAGTAAACCGTGGTGAAACCATTGTAGACGGTGCCGTTGATCCGCATGATATTCTGCGTTTACAAGGCATTGAAGCTTTGGCACGCTATATTGTGCAAGAGGTACAAGAGGTTTACCGTCTGCAAGGTGTGAAGATTTCCGATAAACACATTGAAGTGATCATCCGTCAAATGCTGCGTCGTGTGAATATTGCTGATGCCGGTGAAACGGGCTTTATTACTGGTGAGCAAGTTGAGCGCGGTGATGTGACCTTGGCCAATGAGCGGGCGGAAAAAGACGGCAAAGAGCCGGCTCGTTACGAAAATGTGTTATTGGGTATTACTAAAGCATCATTGTCAACCGACAGCTTTATTTCAGCCGCTTCATTCCAAGAAACAACGCGAGTGCTGACAGAAGCTGCCATTATGGGTAAACAAGACGAACTGCGTGGTTTGAAAGAGAACGTGATTGTAGGCCGTCTGATTCCGGCCGGTACAGGTTTAACTTACCACCGTACTCGCCGCCAAACATGGCAGGCTCATCATGAAGCTGAAGTCAATGAACAAGTTGATGAAGCACAATAA